In Helianthus annuus cultivar XRQ/B chromosome 9, HanXRQr2.0-SUNRISE, whole genome shotgun sequence, the following are encoded in one genomic region:
- the LOC110877162 gene encoding disease resistance protein RPV1: MTPHLEKLNLLGCYKFSELQMSVACPKLKFVNLYGSMVRNFNLGLTPNLETLGLLGCKEFVKLHVPVKCPNLKFLHLAYSKMSNLNLGMIPHLEELQFSGAGGFVELLMPVECPNLKSLNLNGSMVSNLNLGMTPHLEMLDLSNWTEFVELELPVECKNLKSLNLSGSKVSKLNLGMTPHLEELHLVGCNEFVEFNLPFECRNLKSLNLSGSKVSNLNLGMTPHLETLDLSKCNEFVELYLPVECPNLKSLNLSGSKVGNLNLRMTPHLQTLDLSKCNEFVELHLPVECLSLKFLYLCGSKVSKLNLGMTPHLEELRLEGCNEFVELHLPVECSNFKFLDLRDTKVGNLNLGMTPHLETLNLQGCYCLQKIHAPVGCLKKLVYLNLTGSLRFKHFLIDKRYLYPHFSMAKLELTVESVDICPLHPNNNLPKFQFQCKYAEPVSSWSGNVEKLISFGLCACTNLESFSSSISGLQDLRELTLNGSISEVVPKDLWQIESLEKLILCLKEIKHLPNSICMMKHLKSLELKSCWLLEQLTMDFDRLQCLEELRLTDCIQLRDIPNSVRNMKCLRHLHISYCSQVKELPKENLEPLLSSICGLQHFRELTLEGGIPEVPKDLYRLESLEKLSLRMEELKHLPDSICMMKYLKSLDLSYCRSLQDIPDNICNLKCLENLDLRQCIRVENLPEEFGRLESLKKIYINGTGIRSLPQSIYQLKGLRINGSREELKSCGFESLKEVIPGFNLRWYVEL, translated from the coding sequence ATGACTCCACATCTTGAGAAGTTAAATCTTCTAGGTTGCTATAAATTTTCGGAACTTCAAATGTCTGTTGCATGTCCAAAGCTTAAATTCGTCAACCTCTATGGCTCTATGGTAAGAAACTTCAACCTCGGCCTGACTCCAAATCTCGAGACCTTAGGTCTTCTAGGATGTAAAGAATTTGTTAAGCTCCACGTGCCCGTTAAATGCCCAAACCTCAAATTCCTCCATCTTGCTTATTCAAAGATGAGTAACCTTAACCTTGGGATGATTCCACATCTGGAGGAGTTACAATTCTCAGGCGCTGGTGGATTTGTAGAACTCCTCATGCCCGTTGAATGTCCCAACCTCAAATCCCTTAATCTTAATGGTTCTATGGTGAGTAACCTTAACCTTGGAATGACTCCACATCTCGAGATGTTAGATCTTTCTAACTGGACGGAATTTGTAGAACTCGAATTACCTGTTGAATGTAAGAACCTCAAATCCCTCAATCTTAGTGGTTCTAAGGTGAGTAAACTTAACCTTGGGATGACTCCACATCTTGAGGAGTTACATCTTGTCGGATGTAATGAATTTGTAGAATTCAACTTGCCCTTTGAATGTCGAAACCTCAAATCCCTCAATCTTAGTGGTTCTAAGGTGAGTAACCTTAACCTTGGGATGACTCCACATCTCGAGACATTAGATCTTTCTAAATGTAATGAATTTGTAGAACTCTACTTGCCCGTTGAATGTCCAAACCTCAAATCCCTCAATCTAAGTGGTTCAAAGGTGGGTAACCTTAATCTTCGGATGACTCCACATCTTCAGACATTAGATCTTTCCAAATGTAACGAATTTGTAGAACTCCACTTGCCCGTTGAATGTTTGAGCCTCAAATTTCTCTACCTATGTGGTTCTAAGGTGAGTAAACTTAACCTTGGTATGACTCCACATCTCGAGGAGTTACGTCTCGAAGGATGCAATGAATTTGTAGAACTCCATTTGCCTGTTGAATGTTCGAACTTCAAATTTCTTGATCTTAGGGATACTAAGGTGGGTAACCTTAACTTGGGGATGACTCCACATCTTGAGACGTTAAATCTTCAAGGATGTTATTGTCTTCAAAAAATTCACGCTCCAGTGGGATGTCTAAAAAAGCTTGTTTACTTAAACTTAACTGGAAGTTTAAGGTTTAAACATTTTTTGATTGACAAACGCTATTTATATCCTCATTTTTCAATGGCTAAGTTAGAACTAACTGTGGAGTCTGTAGATATATGCCCACTTCATCCCAACAATAATTTGCCAAAGTTTCAGTTTCAATGTAAATATGCTGAACCTGTATCCTCATGGAGTGGAAATGTTGAGAAGCTTATTTCTTTTGGTCTATGTGCTTGCACAAACCTTGAATCTTTTTCATCAAGCATTTCTGGCTTACAAGATTTAAGAGAGCTTACACTTAATGGCAGTATTTCAGAAGTGGTGCCCAAAGATCTTTGGCAGATTGAAAGTCTGGAGAAGCTAATTTTATGTTTGAAAGAGATTAAGCATCTTCCAAATAGCATTTGTATGATGAAACATCTGAAATCTCTTGAACTTAAATCTTGTTGGCTTCTGGAGCAGTTAACCATGGATTTTGACAGATTACAGTGTTTAGAGGAGTTACGCCTCACGGATTGTATACAATTAAGAGATATTCCGAACAGCGTCCGAAACATGAAATGCTTAAGACATTTACATATCTCCTATTGTAGTCAAGTTAAGGAACTGCCAAAGGAAAACCTTGAGCCTCTTTTATCAAGCATTTGTGGTTTACAACATTTTAGAGAGCTTACACTTGAAGGCGGTATTCCAGAGGTGCCCAAGGATTTGTACAGGTTAGAAAGTCTAGAGAAGCTGTCTTTGCGGATGGAAGAGCTTAAGCATCTTCCAGATAGCATTTGTATGATGAAATATCTGAAATCTCTTGATCTTAGTTATTGTAGATCCTTGCAAGATATTCCAGACAACATCTGTAACCTGAAATGTTTAGAAAATTTAGATCTCAGACAATGTATTCGAGTTGAGAATTTGCCAGAGGAATTTGGACGTTTGGAAAGTTTGAAAAAGATATATATAAATGGTACGGGCATTCGTAGTCTTCCACAGAGCATTTATCAATTGAAAGGTCTGCGTATTAATGGGTCTAGGGAGGAGCTTAAGTCATGTGGTTTTGAATCATTGAAGGAAGTGATCCCGGGATTCAATCTCCGGTGGTACGTAGAGTTGTGA
- the LOC110875259 gene encoding TMV resistance protein N-like: MKNTFNGHEARIIQQIVQDISLKLCFINLSVDGKLVGMETRVKNVVSSLEYGSDDIRMIGIKGIGGGGKTTLARAIFDHISIWFEGKSFVENVREVSKGSGLKELQKQILLDVLNDKSIVENISDGKNRMKNLMRGKKVLVVLDDVDHINQLEALAGDITWFKPGSRIIITTRDEQVLVAHGVHSYNIHDVSLLSHEEANCLFSRYALMRVIPNQGYEELSRKVVNYAAGLPLTIKVLGSHLCGRSEREWEDALERLKTIPLKETLEILELSYNGLENDQKEIFLDVVCILKGEMKDEAIRILESCGFRAHIGLSVLEQKSLITVSSTDGLRFHDHIEEMGWNIVRRLHPHEPSRHNRLWIKEEIEDILVNELVRLKFI, encoded by the exons ATGAAGAACACTTTTAATGG GCATGAAGCTAGAATTATCCAACAAATTGTTCAAGACATTTCACTAAAGCTATGTTTCATTAACTTGAGCGTTGATGGGAAGTTAGTAGGCATGGAAACCCGGGTAAAGAATGTAGTTTCATCTTTAGAATATGGCTCTGATGATATTCGCATGATAGGGATCAAGGGGATAGGAGGTGGTGGGAAGACCACTTTGGCAAGAGCTATTTTTGATCATATATCCATTTGGTTTGAAGGTAAAAGCTTTGTTGAGAATGTCAGAGAAGTTTCCAAGGGCTCTGGTTTGAAGGAATTGCAAAAGCAGATACTTTTAGATGTGTTAAATGATAAAAGCATTGTAGAAAATATTTCTGATGGAAAAAATAGGATGAAAAATTTGATGCGTGGTAAAAAGGTGCTTGTAGTTCTAGATGACGTGGATCATATAAACCAGCTTGAGGCGTTAGCAGGTGATATTACTTGGTTTAAGCCAGGAAGTAGAATCATCATCACAACAAGAGATGAGCAAGTGTTGGTAGCTCATGGTGTTCATAGTTACAATATTCATGATGTGAGTCTGCTATCACATGAGGAAGCAAATTGCCTCTTCAGTAGGTATGCACTTATGAGGGTGATTCCAAATCAAGGGTATGAAGAGCTATCAAGAAAAGTTGTAAATTATGCTGCTGGTCTTCCCTTAAcaatcaaagttttgggttcacATCTTTGCGGTAGAAGTGAACGTGAATGGGAAGATGCCTTAGAAAGACTAAAAACAATTCCGTTGAAGGAAACTTTGGAGATACTGGAACTAAGCTACAATGGTCTAGAGAATGATCAAAAAGAAATATTCCTAGATGTTGTATGCATACTGAAAGGTGAAATGAAGGACGAAGCAATCAGAATACTTGAAAGCTGTGGGTTTAGGGCTCATATTGGTTTAAGCGTACTTGAGCAGAAATCTTTGATAACTGTATCTAGTACTGATGGTTTACGCTTCCATGACCACATTGAAGAGATGGGTTGGAATATTGTTCGTCGTTTGCACCCTCATGAGCCTAGCAGACATAACCGATTATGGATTAAAGAGGAAATTGAAGATATATTGGTTAATGAATTGGTAAGGTTGAAGTTTATATGA
- the LOC110875260 gene encoding protein FAR1-RELATED SEQUENCE 5-like, whose translation MASSSSSTNNGAIIVDALIGSTDDDGHERIDESTDGDITSHVYITTDGTKFWKSLVSPEYTPTIGMVFDTWSDVENMHKSYAERSGFFVRLGAMKKNGTVVTHRYMQCTRSSKPKQTQLESMDPSAFKVSRSSSYKVTDCRARLKLKAISGTTKFFIYGFIEAHNHGLVDKDFTRKRRKLSYEDQRFIHKLSLNKIGPNVAHKIQASFKGGHHNVQGTVVEFKNFTRDLLSFIGKKDAQMVVDTLKARMINLPNFFFECVVVDGELRSLFWADDVSKCNYEAFGDVYNMIFVPFTCVDHHKKCVTFGVGLLYDETFGSYTWLLTTFLKADNTKQPTLVLTDQDAAMKQAVSGFIPFFLFLHMAENSSSHRQPGPRPNVGNNLPVEGIVEEASDDNEIQSNGANDPVTPGIFPVNPA comes from the exons ATGGCTTCATCCAGCAGTTCTACAAACAATGGTGCAATTATTGTTGACGCATTAATCGGTTCTACCGATGATGACGGACATGAACGCATCGATGAGTCAACTGATG GAGATATAACCAGCCATGTATACATAACAACTGATGGAACAAAGTTCTGGAAATCTTTGGTGTCTCCTGAATATACACCTACTATCGGAATGGTTTTTGACACATGGAGCGACGTTGAGAATATGCACAAGTCTTATGCTGAGAGGTCTGGGTTTTTTGTACGTTTGGGTGCCATGAAGAAAAATGGAACGGTTGTTACACATAGGTATATGCAATGTACCAGATCCAGTAAACCTAAGCAAACACAACTTGAATCGATGGACCCTAGTGCTTTTAAAGTATCTCGAAGTAGCAGCTACAAAGTTACTGATTGCAGGGCGCGGCTAAAGCTTAAAGCTATCTCAGGCACTACAAAATTCTTCATTTATGGTTTTATTGAAGCTCATAATCATGGATTGGTCGACAAGGACTTTACCAGAAAAAGGAGGAAACTTAGTTATGAAGACCAGAGGTTCATTCACAAATTAAGCTTGAACAAAATTGGCCCTAATGTCGCGCATAAGATTCAAGCTTCGTTTAAGGGTGGGCACCATAATGTACAAGGAACTGTAGTAGAATTCAAAAATTTCACTAGAGATCTACTGTCTTTTATCGGCAAGAAGGATGCACAAATGGTTGTTGATACGTTAAAAGCTCGTATGATAAACCTGCCAAATTTCTTTTTTGAATGTGTGGTGGTTGACGGTGAGTTAAGATCATTGTTCTGGGCTGATGACGTATCCAAATGCAATTACGAAGCCTTCGGAGATGT gTATAACATGATATTTGTTCCGTTTACCTGTGTCGATCACCATAAAAAGTGTGTCACATTTGGTGTTGGGCTATTATACGATGAAACATTTGGTTCTTACACGTGGTTGCTTACCACATTCCTTAAAGCTGATAACACTAAGCAACCAACATTGGTGTTGACCGATCAGGATGCTGCGATGAAACAAGCAGTTTCTGGT TTCATTCCGTTTTTTCTGTTTTTGCATATGGCAGAAAACTCATCTTCTCACCGACAGCCTGGTCCTCGACCAAATGTCGGAAACAATTTACCAGTCGAGGGGATAGTCGAAGAGGCCTCCGACGATAATGAAATCCAATCTAATGGAGCGAATGACCCTGTTACTCCAGGGATATTTCCAGTAAATCCCGCTTAA